One Triticum dicoccoides isolate Atlit2015 ecotype Zavitan chromosome 5B, WEW_v2.0, whole genome shotgun sequence genomic window carries:
- the LOC119312926 gene encoding vegetative cell wall protein gp1-like: protein MALPLPSAVFLLLLVVASPVLCAAQSPISQPPSPGAPTASPLLRPDADSDDDNGSSVPPSLAPAPAGSPGEDKAAAASPPAPTDTSPLPSPAEAPSSAAHSPAPAPSTSLHSAASTPSPAPVPAADKEGDDDDDSKEKKMNAPAPAPAAMEVKANTGGADEQRAVDAERRHGEGEMNGGTKAGVVVGVFSATAVLCLAAVVYRKRQANIRRSRYADYSARLELV from the coding sequence ATGGCATTGCCGCTGCCCTCCGCGGTCTTCCTCCTGCTCCTCGTGGTGGCCTCGCCGGTGCTCTGCGCCGCGCAGAGCCCCATCTCGCAGCCGCCGTCGCCCGGCGCGCCCACCGCGTCCCCGCTCCTCCGCCCCGACGCCGACTCCGACGATGACAACGGATCCTCTGTGCCCCCCTCCCTGGCCCCGGCCCCCGCGGGCTCCCCGGGCGAggacaaggcggcggcggcgtccccTCCCGCGCCCACCGACACGTCCCCGCTCCCGTCCCCCGCCGAGGCCCCCTCCTCCGCGGCGcactcgccggcgccggcgccgtcgaCGTCCCTGCACTCCGCCGCCTCCACCCCATCTCCCGCGCCTGTCCCTGCCGCCGACAAGgaaggcgacgacgacgacgattccAAGGAGAAGAAGATGAACGCCCCAGCGCCGGCCCCGGCCGCGATGGAGGTGAAGGCCAACACGGGCGGCGCCGACGAGCAGCGGGCGGTGGACGCGGAGAGGCGGCACGGGGAGGGCGAGATGAACGGCGGGACGAAGGCTGGCGTGGTGGTGGGAGTGTTCTCTGCGACGGCGGTGCTGTGCCTGGCCGCCGTGGTGTACCGGAAGCGGCAGGCCAACATCCGGCGGTCCAGGTACGCGGACTACTCGGCGCGCCTCGAGCTCGTCTGA